In Bradyrhizobium symbiodeficiens, the genomic stretch ATGACAATGGAACAGGATCGCTGGTCACGCGTGAAGAGCCGGCTGCGCTCGAACGTTGGCGAAGACGTCTACACGAGCTGGTTTGCGCGCATGGATCTGGAAGGCGTGCAGGATGAGAGCGTGCGGCTCTCGGTACCGACCCGGTTCCTGAAGAGCTGGATTCAGGCCCATTATGCCGAGCGCGTGCTGTCGTGCTGGCAGGCCGAGATGCCCGAAGTGCATCGCATCGACCTCACGGTACGTTCGGCCGTGCGCCCGGTGATGCAGCCGAAGGAAGCCCCCGCGCCGGTCGAGACGCGACGCATGCCCACGCCGGAGCTGCGCTCGACCGCAACCGCGCCGGTGTCGGCCAATCACGACGCCCTCGGCGGCTCGCCGCTCGATCCGCGCCTGACTTTCGCGAGCTTCGTCGTCGGCCGCTCCAACACGCTGGCGCATGCGGCTGCGCGTCAGGTCGCGGAAGGTCGCCGCGGCGATCCTGTCATGTTCAACCCGCTCTACATCCACGCCGGGGTCGGGCTCGGCAAGACGCATCTGCTGCAGGCGGTGACCTGGGCCGGCAATTCCGGCAACGAGCGCAAGGTGCTGTATCTCACCGCGGAAAAATTCATGTACGGCTTCGTCGCCGCGCTGAAGACGCAGACGGCGCTGGCCTTCAAGGAAGCGCTGCGCGGCATCGACGTGCTGGTGATCGACGATCTCCAGTTCCTGCAGGGCAAATCGACCCAGGCCGAGTTCTGTCACACGCTGAACGCGCTGATCGACGCCGGCCGCCAGGTCGTGATCGCGGCCGACCGACCGCCGTCCGATCTCGAAAGCCTCGACGACCGCGTCCGCTCGCGGCTCGCCGGCGGCCTCGTGGTCGAGATGGGCTCGCTCGGCGAAGAGCTGCGCCACGGCATCCTCAAATCGCGCGTCGCAGCCGCCCGCGCCCATCATGCGACCTTCGAGGTGCCGGAGGAGGTGCTGCTCTATCTGGCGCGCACCATCACCCATAACGGCCGCGACCTCGAAGGCGCGATCAACCGCCTGCTGGCGCATTCCAAGCTCAACAACCGGCCGGTGACGCTGGAGATGGCGGAGCACGAGGTGCGCGACCTGGTCCGGCCGCAGGAGCCCAAGCGGATCAAGATCGAGGACATCCAGCGCGTGGTGGCGCGGCAGTATAATGTCAGCCGCTCCGACCTGCTCTCCTCGCGCCGCACCGCCAATGTGGTGCGCCCGCGCCAGGTGGCGATGTATCTCGCCAAGACGCTGACCCTGCGCTCGCTCCCCGAGATCGGCCGCCGCTTCGGCGGGCGCGACCACACCACGGTGCTGCACGCCGTGCGCAAGATCGAGGCCCTGGTCTCCAAGGACACCGCGCTGTCCGAGGAAGTGGAGTCGCTGAAGCGCCAGCTTCAGGAATAGAAGCCTAAGCTCCCGCCATTCTCCCGCCGTCCCGGCCACGCCTGGGGCGGCGGTTTTCTTTTGGGCGGAAATCGTGGGAATCGTGCGGAACTGGTCCCCTATCCCTTGAATCCGGGGGCCATCCGAGCCACCTTGCGCGACCTTGGCGGCTTTGGTCATATCGGCTCGATGATCGGGCTTTCCGGGGTCTTCGGTGCCGTGGCGCGCGTCCCGCCGCCCGGCTTTTCCAACGCAGTGTTTTCTTTGGGATCGGGCGAGTAGTGCAATGAAGGTTACGGTCGAACGCGCGCAACTCCTGAAGTCGCTGGGCCATGTCCATCGCGTGGTCGAGCGCCGCAACACGATTCCGATCCTCGGCAACGTGCTGGTCCGGGCCGAGAACGCCAAATTGTCGCTGAAGGCGACCGACCTCGACCTCGAGGTGACCGAGACGCTGCCGGCGGAAACCGCGACCGCGGGCTCCACGACCGTGCCGGCGCACATGTTCTACGACATCGTGCGCAAGCTGCCGGACGGCTCGCAGATCGTGCTCGAAGCCGACGGCGACCGCGCGGTGCTGGCGATCCGCGCCGGCCGCTCGCGCTTCACGCTGCAGACCCTGCCGGAGAATGATTTCCCGGATCTGGCCGCCGGCGACATGTCGCATTCGTTCTCGCTCGCCGCCAAGGACGTCAAGCGGCTGATCGACCGCACCCAGTTCGCGATCTCCACCGAGGAGACCCGCTATTACCTCAACGGCATCTATCTGCACGCCGCCGGCACGCCCAAGGCCGCGACCTTGCGCGGCGTCGCCACCGACGGCCACCGCCTCGCCCAGCTCGATCTGGTGCAGCCCAAGGGCGCCGAGGGCATGCCCGGCGTGATCGTGCCGCGCAAGACCGTCGGCGAGGTGCAGCGCCTGATCGAGGACACCGACGCCGAGATGACGATCGAGCTGTCGCAGGCAAAAATCCGCTTCACGATCGGCAACGTCGTGCTGACCTCGAAACTGATCGACGGCACCTTCCCCGACTACGGCCGCGTCATCCCGCAGGGCAACGACAAGGAGCTCGTCGTCGACAAGAAGGACTTCGAGAACGCGGTCGACCGCGTCTCCACGATTTCGAGCGAGCGTGGCCGCGCGGTCAAGCTGTCGCTGTCGCCGGGCAAGCTGGTGCTGTCGGTGACCAATCCGGATTCCGGCAGCGCGACCGAAGAGCTGGAGGTCGAATACGCCTCCGACGCCCTCGATATCGGCTTCAACTCCCGCTACCTGCTCGACATCGCCTCCCAGATCGAAGGCGACGTCGCAACACTCCGGCTCGCCGATCCCGGTTCGCCGACCCTGGTGCAAGACCGCGACGACAAGAGCGCGCTATACGTGCTGATGCCGATGCGGGTGTGACCTACCGGCATCCATACCTGTCACTACATCGTCATGGCCGGGCTTGTCCCGGCCATCCACGTCTTCGGAGCCAAGAACGTGGATGCCCGGCACAAGGCCGGGCATGACGGAAAACGGATCTCATGACCCCTCCCGCATTCATCGCCTGACGCTGACGCATTTTCGCAATTATCGGGCGGCGGGGCTCGAGACGGCGGCCGACATGGTGGCGCTGGTCGGTCCGAACGGAGCCGGCAAGACCAATTGCATCGAGGCGATCTCGTTCCTGTCACCGGGACGCGGCCTGCGGCGCGCGACGCTGGAAGACGTCGCCGACAACCAGGGCGACGGCTCCTGGGCGGTCTCGGCGCAAGTCGAAGGCGCGCTGGGGCTGGCGACGCTCGGCACCGGCATCGATGCGCCACGGCCCGACAGCACGGTGAGCCGGCGCTGCCGCATCGACCGCGAGCCGGTGGGTTCGGCGGCCGCCTTCGGCGACCATATCCGCATGGTGTGGCTGACGCCGGCGATGGACGGGCTGTTCATGGGCGCAGGCTCGGAGCGGCGGCGCTTCTTCGACCGCCTGGTGCTGGCGATCGACAGCGAGCATTCCAGCCGCATCAACGCGCTGGAACGCTCGCTACGCTCACGCAACCGCCTGCTCGAAACCCGCAATTACGACGATCATTGGTGTGACGCGATCGAACGCGAGACCGCCGAGCTCGCAGTCGCGGTCGCGGCAACGCGCGGCCAGACCGCAGCAAGGCTCACCGGCATGCTCAATGCGC encodes the following:
- the dnaN gene encoding DNA polymerase III subunit beta, translated to MKVTVERAQLLKSLGHVHRVVERRNTIPILGNVLVRAENAKLSLKATDLDLEVTETLPAETATAGSTTVPAHMFYDIVRKLPDGSQIVLEADGDRAVLAIRAGRSRFTLQTLPENDFPDLAAGDMSHSFSLAAKDVKRLIDRTQFAISTEETRYYLNGIYLHAAGTPKAATLRGVATDGHRLAQLDLVQPKGAEGMPGVIVPRKTVGEVQRLIEDTDAEMTIELSQAKIRFTIGNVVLTSKLIDGTFPDYGRVIPQGNDKELVVDKKDFENAVDRVSTISSERGRAVKLSLSPGKLVLSVTNPDSGSATEELEVEYASDALDIGFNSRYLLDIASQIEGDVATLRLADPGSPTLVQDRDDKSALYVLMPMRV
- the dnaA gene encoding chromosomal replication initiator protein DnaA — its product is MTMEQDRWSRVKSRLRSNVGEDVYTSWFARMDLEGVQDESVRLSVPTRFLKSWIQAHYAERVLSCWQAEMPEVHRIDLTVRSAVRPVMQPKEAPAPVETRRMPTPELRSTATAPVSANHDALGGSPLDPRLTFASFVVGRSNTLAHAAARQVAEGRRGDPVMFNPLYIHAGVGLGKTHLLQAVTWAGNSGNERKVLYLTAEKFMYGFVAALKTQTALAFKEALRGIDVLVIDDLQFLQGKSTQAEFCHTLNALIDAGRQVVIAADRPPSDLESLDDRVRSRLAGGLVVEMGSLGEELRHGILKSRVAAARAHHATFEVPEEVLLYLARTITHNGRDLEGAINRLLAHSKLNNRPVTLEMAEHEVRDLVRPQEPKRIKIEDIQRVVARQYNVSRSDLLSSRRTANVVRPRQVAMYLAKTLTLRSLPEIGRRFGGRDHTTVLHAVRKIEALVSKDTALSEEVESLKRQLQE
- the recF gene encoding DNA replication/repair protein RecF (All proteins in this family for which functions are known are DNA-binding proteins that assist the filamentation of RecA onto DNA for the initiation of recombination or recombinational repair.), translated to MTENGSHDPSRIHRLTLTHFRNYRAAGLETAADMVALVGPNGAGKTNCIEAISFLSPGRGLRRATLEDVADNQGDGSWAVSAQVEGALGLATLGTGIDAPRPDSTVSRRCRIDREPVGSAAAFGDHIRMVWLTPAMDGLFMGAGSERRRFFDRLVLAIDSEHSSRINALERSLRSRNRLLETRNYDDHWCDAIERETAELAVAVAATRGQTAARLTGMLNARAQASAFPSAQIALDGWMENALLTETATSVEDRYRQILRDNRPRDAIAGRTTDGPHLTDLQVIYAPKSMPARDASTGEQKALLIGLVLAHASLVAEMTGIVPLLLLDEVVAHLDPSRRAALFDELRKLGAQVWLTGADPAAFTEIGAGGEVFDVESGQVSSDARPPG